From the genome of Streptacidiphilus rugosus AM-16, one region includes:
- a CDS encoding TetR/AcrR family transcriptional regulator, with protein MGHVIETSETIGPKQTGRGAARRSELFEELVGLLTQEGFAHLTLDDLAARLRCSKRTLYGLADSKEQLVRAVVVHFFRNATVRVEAAVAAEPGPADRLAAYLRAVAAQLAPLSPRFFEDVAGFEPASEVYERNTRAAARRVEQLIEEGVAAGEFREVHVAFAADVISSVMVRIQQRQVATATGLADAEAYAHLAELLLHGLSR; from the coding sequence ATGGGGCACGTGATCGAGACCTCCGAGACCATCGGACCCAAGCAGACCGGCCGTGGCGCCGCGCGCCGGTCCGAGCTGTTCGAGGAGCTGGTGGGCCTGCTCACCCAGGAGGGGTTCGCCCACCTCACCCTCGACGACCTGGCGGCGCGGCTGCGCTGCTCCAAGCGCACGCTGTACGGGCTCGCGGACAGCAAGGAACAGCTGGTCAGGGCCGTGGTGGTGCACTTCTTCCGCAACGCGACGGTGCGGGTGGAGGCGGCCGTCGCCGCGGAGCCCGGCCCGGCCGACCGGCTCGCCGCGTACCTCCGCGCGGTGGCGGCGCAGCTGGCGCCGCTGTCGCCGCGGTTCTTCGAAGATGTAGCCGGCTTCGAGCCGGCCTCCGAGGTCTACGAGAGGAACACGCGAGCGGCGGCCCGGCGCGTGGAGCAGTTGATCGAGGAGGGCGTGGCGGCGGGGGAGTTCCGCGAGGTCCATGTGGCGTTCGCGGCGGACGTCATCTCCTCGGTCATGGTCCGCATCCAGCAGCGGCAGGTCGCCACGGCGACGGGCCTCGCCGACGCGGAGGCCTACGCCCACCTCGCCGAACTCCTGCTCCACGGCCTCAGCCGCTGA
- a CDS encoding BTAD domain-containing putative transcriptional regulator: MRIRLLGPMIVAGPEGDTVQLKGERLRTLLVALALTPGRAVSLGALTETLWPDAAPANPANAVQALASRLRAALGRDAVALTPAGYRLALEPDEVDAVVFAEALQAHDYPRALGLWRGAPDLPGHPDEAARLLALRQGAEDEQTDAEIARGNGPAQIAALRAAVAAEPLRERPRAQLLRALSQAGRTGEALATYEEGRAVLAEELGADPSPLLRAAHLAVLTEEEGQQTPPAPSTAHALPAALTSFLGREPEIAALRTALTGSRLVTLIGPGGAGKTRLAIESARSHPTPLRLVELAPVGDPADVPGAVAATMNWREATPTRPVPGAAGADVTERLIDAIGTTDMLLLLDNCEHLVEAAASLSARLLAACPRLRILATSREPLAITGEQLLPVPPLGLPAPTDEVGGEDDTTGFPAVRLFLDRARAVRPGYAPTSAELRAIVTVCRALDGQPLAIELAAARMRSLDPEGIAERLAQRFQLLTGGSRAALPRHRTLRAVVDWSWDLLETSERALLARLSVFSGQAELDAIEQICGAPGPTEGPTGDPAGDEIFDVLAALVDKSLVVRTDAGRYRLLETIRVYAAERLAAEQATTATRDAHAAYYLALAERGEPKLYGPEQVTTLAWFTGAHDNLIAALRWSVERGDASTALRLVAALGWYLWRRGEQGENLPLIHQALALPADGVDPLARAVSYGITALYSLDSDWVLDPTMELLRGAIALRDGLSDPDAHPLLPMLDIMTALFEQKDWQVLDLAQRLARTPNPWVQATGCLFLGYALQNEGRAEEAERTLWEAAERYREVGDLWGQSFVRSGLADFALWRGDPDGAVALWEEAIACEQRMGVNADSPEYRARMIAARYASAGAAEDVAELERLADAARASGSWSPFISTCTALANAYRRSGEPERALPLLEEALSLLDRRMNGLPQIKALLLMATGQAQAACDNIAEAEQAHEQALRSAAASYDGPIIAAALQSYADLALRRDEPELAAFCLGASHGQRGVPDLSSWELARDSAAATERLGESAYLAAYERGRACPRAEVFAELGVELDAPPPHML, from the coding sequence GTGCGGATTCGACTGCTCGGCCCGATGATCGTCGCTGGCCCCGAAGGTGACACCGTCCAGCTCAAGGGCGAGCGGCTTCGTACCCTTCTCGTCGCGCTCGCGCTCACGCCCGGGAGGGCGGTGTCCCTCGGGGCACTGACCGAGACGCTGTGGCCCGACGCCGCGCCGGCCAACCCCGCGAACGCGGTCCAGGCGTTGGCCTCGCGGCTGCGGGCCGCGCTCGGGCGGGACGCGGTCGCGCTGACACCCGCCGGGTACCGGCTCGCACTGGAGCCGGACGAGGTCGACGCCGTCGTCTTCGCCGAGGCGCTGCAGGCGCACGACTACCCGCGCGCGCTCGGGCTCTGGCGCGGGGCGCCGGACCTGCCGGGGCACCCCGACGAGGCCGCACGGCTGCTCGCGCTCCGGCAGGGCGCGGAGGACGAGCAGACCGACGCCGAGATCGCCCGGGGCAACGGGCCCGCGCAGATCGCCGCGCTGCGCGCCGCCGTCGCGGCGGAGCCGCTGCGCGAACGGCCGCGCGCACAACTGCTGCGCGCGCTGTCGCAGGCCGGACGGACCGGAGAGGCGCTGGCCACCTACGAGGAGGGGCGCGCCGTCCTCGCCGAGGAGCTGGGCGCCGACCCCTCACCGCTGCTGCGCGCCGCGCACCTCGCCGTGCTCACCGAGGAGGAGGGCCAGCAGACGCCGCCAGCGCCGAGCACCGCGCACGCGCTGCCGGCCGCGCTCACCAGCTTCCTCGGCCGCGAACCCGAGATCGCCGCGCTCCGCACGGCGCTCACCGGGAGTCGGCTGGTGACCCTCATCGGCCCCGGCGGGGCGGGGAAGACCAGGCTCGCGATCGAGTCCGCACGGTCCCATCCGACGCCGCTGCGCCTGGTCGAGCTCGCCCCCGTCGGCGATCCCGCCGACGTCCCCGGGGCCGTGGCCGCCACCATGAACTGGCGTGAGGCCACCCCGACCCGCCCGGTGCCCGGGGCCGCGGGCGCCGATGTGACCGAGCGTCTGATCGACGCGATCGGCACCACCGACATGCTGCTCCTGCTCGACAACTGCGAGCATCTGGTCGAGGCCGCCGCCTCGCTCAGCGCGCGCCTGCTCGCCGCCTGCCCACGGCTCCGGATCCTCGCCACCAGCCGCGAGCCGCTCGCCATCACCGGGGAGCAACTGCTGCCCGTCCCGCCGCTCGGACTGCCCGCCCCGACCGACGAGGTGGGCGGGGAGGACGACACCACCGGTTTCCCCGCCGTCCGGCTCTTCCTCGACCGGGCTCGCGCCGTGCGCCCCGGATACGCGCCGACCTCGGCCGAGCTGCGCGCGATCGTCACCGTCTGCCGCGCCCTCGACGGGCAGCCGCTCGCCATCGAGCTCGCCGCCGCCCGGATGCGCAGCCTGGACCCCGAGGGCATCGCCGAGCGGCTGGCCCAGCGCTTCCAGCTGCTGACCGGGGGCAGCCGCGCCGCGCTGCCGCGTCACCGCACTCTGCGCGCCGTCGTGGACTGGAGCTGGGACCTGCTGGAGACCTCCGAGCGCGCGCTGCTGGCCCGGCTCTCCGTCTTCTCCGGCCAGGCCGAACTGGACGCGATCGAGCAGATCTGCGGCGCCCCGGGGCCGACGGAGGGGCCGACCGGGGACCCGGCCGGGGACGAGATCTTCGACGTGCTGGCCGCGCTCGTCGACAAGTCGCTGGTGGTCCGGACCGACGCCGGCCGTTACCGGCTGCTGGAGACCATCCGTGTCTACGCCGCCGAGCGTCTGGCCGCCGAACAGGCCACCACTGCCACCAGGGACGCCCACGCCGCCTACTACCTCGCCCTCGCCGAGCGCGGCGAACCGAAGCTCTACGGCCCGGAACAGGTCACCACCCTCGCCTGGTTCACCGGCGCCCACGACAACCTCATCGCCGCGCTGCGCTGGTCCGTCGAGCGCGGTGACGCCTCGACCGCGCTGCGGCTGGTCGCCGCACTCGGCTGGTACCTGTGGCGGCGCGGCGAGCAGGGCGAGAACCTGCCGCTGATCCACCAGGCGCTGGCGCTGCCCGCCGACGGGGTGGACCCGCTGGCGCGCGCCGTCTCCTACGGCATCACCGCGCTCTACAGCCTGGACTCCGACTGGGTGCTCGACCCGACGATGGAGCTGCTGCGCGGGGCGATCGCCCTGCGCGACGGGCTGTCCGACCCGGACGCCCACCCGCTGCTGCCGATGCTCGACATCATGACCGCGCTCTTCGAGCAGAAGGACTGGCAGGTCCTGGACCTGGCCCAGCGGCTGGCCCGCACGCCGAACCCGTGGGTGCAGGCGACCGGCTGCCTCTTTCTGGGCTACGCCCTGCAGAACGAGGGCCGGGCCGAGGAGGCCGAGCGGACGCTGTGGGAGGCGGCCGAACGCTACCGCGAGGTCGGCGACCTGTGGGGGCAGTCCTTCGTCCGCTCGGGCCTGGCCGACTTCGCTCTCTGGCGCGGCGACCCCGACGGAGCGGTGGCGCTCTGGGAGGAGGCCATCGCCTGCGAGCAGCGGATGGGCGTCAACGCGGACTCCCCCGAGTACCGGGCCAGGATGATCGCCGCCCGCTACGCCTCCGCGGGCGCCGCCGAGGACGTGGCCGAGCTGGAACGGCTGGCCGACGCCGCCCGGGCCAGCGGCTCCTGGTCCCCGTTCATCTCGACCTGCACCGCCCTGGCCAACGCCTACCGCAGGTCGGGCGAGCCGGAGCGGGCGCTGCCGCTGCTGGAGGAGGCCCTGTCGCTGCTGGACCGCAGGATGAACGGGCTGCCCCAGATCAAGGCGCTGCTGCTGATGGCGACGGGCCAGGCCCAGGCCGCCTGCGACAACATCGCCGAGGCGGAGCAGGCGCACGAACAGGCGCTGCGCTCGGCCGCCGCCTCCTACGACGGGCCGATCATCGCGGCGGCGCTGCAGAGCTACGCCGACCTGGCGCTGCGTCGGGACGAGCCCGAGCTGGCCGCGTTCTGCCTCGGCGCGTCGCACGGCCAGCGCGGGGTGCCCGACCTCTCCTCCTGGGAGCTGGCCAGGGACTCGGCCGCGGCCACTGAACGGCTGGGCGAGAGCGCCTACCTGGCCGCCTACGAGCGCGGCCGGGCGTGCCCGCGCGCGGAGGTCTTCGCGGAGCTGGGCGTCGAGCTCGACGCCCCTCCCCCGCACATGCTCTGA
- a CDS encoding DinB family protein, which produces MTRTDTPPAWDERTQLATFLDYVRATVRDKCAELSAEDARKAPLPGSPLMTLCGLVNHLRWVEYFWFEVIFLGGEDEGPWTDEDPDREMRIAVDFPLEQLLAEYEAQSVRFRELVAGSDLDATAKRPFRDGTYPNLRWILLHLIEETARHNGHADILREIADGRTGA; this is translated from the coding sequence ATGACGCGAACCGACACTCCGCCCGCCTGGGACGAACGCACCCAGCTCGCCACCTTCCTCGACTACGTCCGCGCCACGGTGCGGGACAAGTGCGCCGAGCTGTCCGCCGAGGACGCCCGCAAGGCGCCGCTGCCCGGCTCGCCGCTGATGACCCTGTGCGGACTGGTCAACCACCTCCGCTGGGTCGAGTACTTCTGGTTCGAGGTGATCTTCCTGGGCGGCGAGGACGAGGGCCCGTGGACGGACGAGGACCCCGACCGCGAGATGCGGATCGCGGTCGACTTCCCGCTGGAGCAGCTCCTCGCCGAGTACGAGGCGCAGTCCGTCCGGTTCAGGGAGCTCGTCGCAGGCTCCGACCTGGACGCCACCGCCAAGCGGCCGTTCCGCGACGGCACGTACCCCAACCTGCGCTGGATCCTGCTGCACCTGATCGAGGAGACGGCGCGCCACAACGGCCACGCCGACATCCTGCGCGAGATCGCCGACGGCCGCACCGGCGCCTGA
- a CDS encoding TetR/AcrR family transcriptional regulator, with translation MARAGLTAERVTRAAADLADEVGLERVTVAALARSFGVADASLYSHVRNLAALREQVAAFAAGEFASLLEEAVAGRAGRDALFAFGDAYRRFALAHPGRYAATQLPVPSEGGTRIVEACAALFRGYDLEPVAAIDAARLLRSTFHGWAVFESSWGFRAERPVEESWQAALGALDGALRAWGSPGA, from the coding sequence ATGGCACGCGCGGGATTGACCGCTGAACGGGTGACCCGGGCGGCGGCGGACCTCGCGGACGAGGTGGGGCTGGAGCGGGTCACCGTCGCCGCACTGGCGCGGAGCTTCGGGGTGGCCGACGCGAGCCTCTACTCGCACGTCCGCAACCTGGCCGCGCTGCGCGAGCAGGTCGCGGCCTTCGCGGCGGGGGAGTTCGCCTCGCTGCTGGAGGAGGCGGTCGCGGGGCGGGCCGGCAGGGACGCCCTGTTCGCGTTCGGCGACGCGTACCGCCGCTTCGCCCTGGCCCACCCGGGCCGGTACGCGGCGACGCAGCTGCCGGTGCCCTCCGAGGGCGGGACCAGGATCGTCGAGGCCTGCGCCGCGCTGTTCCGCGGTTACGACCTGGAGCCCGTCGCCGCCATCGACGCCGCGCGGCTGCTGCGCAGCACCTTCCACGGCTGGGCGGTCTTCGAGTCGAGCTGGGGGTTCCGGGCCGAGCGCCCGGTGGAGGAGTCCTGGCAGGCCGCGCTCGGCGCGCTCGACGGCGCGCTGCGCGCCTGGGGGTCCCCAGGCGCGTGA
- a CDS encoding FBP domain-containing protein, protein MDRLTEHDIRASFVNCTKGEAARLHVPHDLDERPWASLDFFGWRDPGAPDRCALVSMRPDGALVGITLRFPPPQRGFLARSLCSLCLTTHPRNGVSLLTARRAGKAGREGNTVGLYMCTDLACPLYIRGLKKAEPGARLEESLTVEEQAERLRGKLDAFLDQVLDPAGPR, encoded by the coding sequence ATGGACCGGCTCACCGAACACGACATCCGCGCCTCCTTCGTCAACTGCACCAAGGGCGAGGCCGCCCGCCTCCACGTCCCGCACGACCTGGACGAGCGCCCTTGGGCCTCGCTCGACTTCTTCGGCTGGCGCGATCCAGGCGCACCGGACCGCTGCGCGCTGGTCTCCATGCGTCCCGACGGTGCGCTGGTCGGCATCACGCTGCGTTTCCCGCCTCCGCAGCGCGGCTTCCTGGCACGCAGCCTGTGCTCGCTCTGCCTCACCACGCACCCGCGCAACGGCGTCTCCCTGCTGACCGCACGCCGGGCGGGCAAGGCAGGTCGGGAGGGCAACACGGTCGGTCTGTACATGTGCACCGACCTCGCCTGCCCGCTCTACATCCGGGGGCTGAAGAAGGCCGAACCGGGCGCCAGGCTGGAGGAGTCGCTCACCGTGGAGGAACAGGCCGAAAGGCTCCGCGGCAAGCTGGACGCCTTCCTCGACCAGGTCCTCGACCCGGCCGGCCCACGCTGA
- the coaA gene encoding type I pantothenate kinase, whose amino-acid sequence MPTTLEAHRRADASPFVDLDRAEWSALHERTPLPLTAAELERLRGLGDVIDLAEVQDVYLPLSRLLNLYVTATGRLRGALNDFLDSNEHTHTQAGTPFVIGVAGSVAVGKSTTARLLQAMLARWPEHPRVELVTTDGFLLPNEELRRRGLMSRKGFPESYDRRALTRFVADIKSGKDAVSAPVYSHLVYDIVPDERLTVRRPDILIVEGLNVLQPALPGQDGRTRVAVADFFDFSIYVDARADDIENWYLQRFRKLRETAFQNPDSYFRRYAEVSEPEALDYARHLWRTINRPNLVENVAPTRGRADLILRKGGDHKVQRVRLRKL is encoded by the coding sequence GTGCCGACCACGCTGGAAGCCCACCGCCGCGCTGACGCGTCCCCCTTCGTCGACCTCGACCGCGCCGAGTGGAGCGCGCTCCACGAGCGCACCCCGCTGCCGCTGACCGCCGCCGAGCTGGAGCGGCTGCGCGGTCTGGGCGACGTGATCGACCTCGCCGAGGTCCAGGACGTCTACCTGCCGCTCTCCCGTCTGCTCAACCTCTACGTGACGGCGACGGGCCGGCTGCGCGGTGCCCTGAACGACTTCCTGGACAGCAACGAGCACACCCACACCCAGGCGGGCACGCCCTTCGTCATCGGCGTGGCCGGCTCGGTCGCGGTCGGCAAGTCGACCACCGCCCGTCTGCTCCAGGCCATGCTGGCCCGCTGGCCCGAGCACCCCCGGGTGGAGCTGGTCACCACGGACGGCTTCCTGCTGCCCAACGAGGAGCTGCGCCGGCGCGGCCTGATGTCCCGCAAGGGCTTCCCCGAGTCCTACGACCGCAGAGCGCTCACCCGCTTCGTGGCCGACATCAAGTCCGGCAAGGACGCGGTCAGCGCGCCGGTCTACTCGCACCTCGTCTACGACATCGTCCCCGACGAGCGGCTGACGGTCCGTCGCCCCGACATCCTGATCGTCGAGGGCCTGAACGTGCTGCAGCCCGCCCTGCCGGGGCAGGACGGCCGCACCAGGGTCGCGGTCGCGGACTTCTTCGACTTCTCGATCTACGTCGACGCCCGCGCGGACGACATCGAGAACTGGTACCTGCAGCGCTTCAGGAAGCTGCGCGAGACGGCGTTCCAGAACCCCGACTCCTACTTCCGCCGCTACGCGGAGGTCTCCGAGCCGGAGGCGCTCGACTACGCCCGCCATCTCTGGCGGACCATCAACCGCCCCAACCTCGTCGAGAACGTCGCGCCCACCCGCGGCCGCGCGGACCTCATCCTCCGCAAGGGCGGCGATCACAAGGTCCAGCGCGTCCGCCTGCGCAAGCTCTAG
- a CDS encoding aminotransferase class I/II-fold pyridoxal phosphate-dependent enzyme produces MTLREEYTALQARGLKLDLTRGKPSAEQLDLAARLLELPGGADHLAADGSDTRNYGGPTGLPELIEIFSPLLGIPQGQLLALGNASLQIMHDVIADALLSAVPGAPRRWVEEDEIAFLCPVPGYDRHFALCERFGITMIPVALTGAGPDMDEVERLVAEDPRIKGIWCVPAYSNPSGEVYSAETVRRLAAMPTAAPDFRIFWDNAYALHDLTDRRVELDSILDACALAGNADRAFVFASTSKISLAGAGVAFFGSSVANVEWYKGLLAKQTIGPDKVNQLRHVRFFGDADGVLAHMAKHRALLAPRFETVEHVLEHELGGRGIASWSRPEGGYFVSLEVPDGCAAEVVRLAKEAGVALTPAGAAFPYGHDPRDHHIRIAPSYPSLPELREAMEAVALCVRLAAEEAKVAQEG; encoded by the coding sequence GTGACGCTTCGTGAGGAATACACAGCTCTGCAGGCGCGCGGCCTGAAGCTGGATCTGACGCGGGGGAAGCCCTCCGCGGAGCAGTTGGACCTGGCGGCCCGGCTGCTGGAGCTGCCCGGGGGCGCGGACCACCTCGCCGCCGACGGGTCGGACACCCGCAACTACGGCGGTCCCACCGGCCTGCCCGAGCTGATCGAGATCTTCTCGCCGCTGCTCGGCATCCCGCAGGGGCAGCTGTTGGCGCTCGGCAACGCCAGCCTGCAGATCATGCACGACGTGATCGCCGACGCGCTGCTCTCCGCCGTGCCCGGCGCCCCGCGCCGGTGGGTGGAGGAGGACGAGATCGCCTTCCTGTGCCCGGTGCCCGGCTACGACCGGCACTTCGCGCTGTGCGAGCGCTTCGGGATCACGATGATTCCGGTCGCGCTGACCGGCGCGGGCCCGGACATGGACGAGGTCGAGCGGCTCGTCGCCGAGGACCCGCGGATCAAGGGCATCTGGTGCGTGCCCGCGTACAGCAACCCCAGCGGTGAGGTCTACAGCGCCGAGACCGTCCGCCGCCTGGCGGCCATGCCGACGGCCGCGCCGGACTTCCGGATCTTCTGGGACAACGCCTACGCCCTGCACGACCTGACGGACCGCCGGGTGGAGCTCGACTCGATCCTGGACGCCTGCGCGCTGGCCGGGAACGCCGACCGGGCCTTCGTCTTCGCGTCGACCTCCAAGATCAGCCTGGCCGGGGCGGGCGTCGCCTTCTTCGGCTCCTCGGTGGCCAACGTCGAGTGGTACAAGGGCCTGCTGGCCAAGCAGACCATCGGCCCCGACAAGGTCAACCAGCTGCGTCACGTGCGCTTCTTCGGCGACGCGGACGGCGTGCTCGCGCACATGGCCAAGCACCGGGCGCTGCTGGCGCCGCGCTTCGAGACCGTGGAGCACGTGCTGGAGCACGAGCTCGGCGGGCGCGGGATCGCGAGCTGGAGCCGGCCCGAGGGCGGCTACTTCGTCAGCCTGGAGGTGCCGGACGGCTGCGCGGCGGAGGTCGTGCGGCTGGCCAAGGAGGCGGGCGTGGCGCTGACCCCGGCCGGAGCGGCGTTCCCCTACGGGCACGACCCGCGCGACCACCACATCCGCATCGCCCCGAGCTACCCCTCGCTGCCCGAGCTGCGCGAGGCGATGGAGGCCGTGGCGCTCTGCGTGCGTCTGGCCGCCGAGGAGGCGAAGGTCGCGCAGGAGGGCTAG
- the glmM gene encoding phosphoglucosamine mutase gives MGRLFGTDGVRGLANVDLTAEMAMGLSVAAAHVLGDLGAFEGHRPVAVVGRDPRASGEFLEAAVVAGLASSGVDVLRLGVLPTPAVAYLTEALGVDFGVMLSASHNPMPDNGIKFLAKGGFKLDDAIEDAIEAHYERFGGEEPTRPTGAAVGRLRDHDAGLGQYVAHLVSVLPNRLDGLRVVLDTAHGAASTASPEAFRRAGAEVVHVIGAEPDGLNINDGVGSTHLGPLRAAVVEHGADLGLAHDGDADRCLAVDHQGNEIDGDQILAILALGLREAGVLAKDTVVATVMSNLGFKLAMEREGIDLIQTAVGDRYVLESMKEHGYTLGGEQSGHVILLDHATTGDGTLTGLMLAARVAATKQTLAELASVMTRLPQVMINVKGVDKARASQDEALLAAVAAAEAELGETGRVLLRPSGTEPLVRVMVEAANHEQAQAVCERLATVVKDRLS, from the coding sequence GTGGGACGACTCTTTGGCACCGACGGCGTACGCGGGCTCGCGAACGTGGATCTGACCGCCGAGATGGCGATGGGACTCTCGGTCGCCGCCGCGCACGTGCTCGGTGACCTGGGCGCGTTCGAGGGCCATCGGCCGGTGGCCGTGGTGGGCCGCGACCCGCGCGCCTCGGGGGAGTTCCTTGAGGCCGCGGTCGTCGCCGGCCTCGCCAGCTCCGGCGTGGACGTGCTCCGCCTCGGCGTGCTGCCGACCCCGGCGGTCGCGTACCTGACCGAGGCGCTGGGCGTGGACTTCGGCGTCATGCTCTCGGCGAGCCACAACCCGATGCCGGACAACGGCATCAAGTTCCTGGCCAAGGGCGGCTTCAAGCTGGACGATGCGATCGAGGACGCCATCGAGGCGCACTACGAGCGTTTCGGCGGCGAGGAGCCCACCCGCCCGACCGGCGCGGCCGTCGGCCGCCTCCGCGACCACGACGCCGGGCTCGGCCAGTACGTCGCGCACCTGGTCAGCGTGCTGCCGAACCGGCTCGACGGCCTGCGCGTCGTCCTGGACACCGCGCACGGCGCCGCGTCGACCGCCTCCCCCGAGGCGTTCCGCCGCGCGGGCGCGGAGGTCGTCCACGTGATCGGCGCCGAGCCTGACGGGCTCAACATCAACGACGGCGTCGGCTCGACCCACCTGGGCCCGCTGCGTGCGGCGGTCGTCGAGCACGGCGCGGACCTCGGCCTCGCCCACGACGGCGACGCCGACCGCTGCCTGGCCGTGGACCACCAGGGCAACGAGATCGACGGCGACCAGATCCTGGCGATCCTGGCGCTGGGGCTGCGCGAGGCCGGGGTCCTGGCGAAGGACACCGTCGTGGCGACGGTCATGTCCAACCTGGGCTTCAAGCTGGCGATGGAGCGCGAGGGCATCGACCTGATCCAGACGGCGGTCGGCGACCGCTACGTGCTGGAGTCGATGAAGGAGCACGGCTACACGCTCGGCGGCGAGCAGTCGGGCCACGTCATCCTGCTGGACCACGCGACGACCGGCGACGGCACGCTGACCGGCCTGATGCTGGCGGCTCGGGTCGCGGCGACCAAGCAGACGCTGGCGGAGCTGGCCTCGGTGATGACGCGGCTGCCGCAGGTCATGATCAACGTCAAGGGCGTCGACAAGGCGCGGGCCTCGCAGGACGAAGCGCTGCTCGCCGCTGTCGCGGCGGCCGAGGCGGAACTGGGCGAGACCGGTCGCGTCCTCCTCCGTCCCTCCGGGACGGAGCCGCTCGTTAGGGTCATGGTGGAGGCGGCCAACCACGAGCAGGCCCAAGCGGTCTGCGAGCGGCTCGCCACCGTGGTGAAGGACCGGTTGAGCTAA
- the rpsI gene encoding 30S ribosomal protein S9 — protein sequence MAETTAELPLEVEETFEVEETEYTSESLPSRFGEALPGAGLGRRKEAIARVRIVPGTGQWKINGRTLEEYFPNKVHQQTVNDPFKILELDDRYDVVARINGGGISGQAYALRLGVARALNEADVDANRPALKKAGFLTRDPRAVERKKAGLKKARKAPQYSKR from the coding sequence GTGGCCGAGACCACTGCCGAGCTCCCCCTCGAGGTCGAGGAGACCTTCGAGGTCGAGGAGACCGAGTACACCAGCGAGTCCCTTCCCTCCCGTTTCGGCGAGGCCCTTCCGGGCGCCGGTCTGGGTCGCCGCAAGGAGGCGATCGCCCGCGTGCGCATCGTCCCCGGCACCGGCCAGTGGAAGATCAACGGTCGCACCCTGGAGGAGTACTTCCCCAACAAGGTGCACCAGCAGACCGTGAACGACCCGTTCAAGATCCTTGAGCTGGACGACCGTTACGACGTCGTCGCCCGCATCAACGGCGGCGGCATCTCCGGCCAGGCCTACGCCCTGCGTCTCGGTGTCGCCCGTGCGCTGAACGAGGCCGACGTCGACGCCAACCGCCCGGCGCTGAAGAAGGCCGGCTTCCTGACGCGTGACCCGCGTGCGGTCGAGCGCAAGAAGGCCGGTCTCAAGAAGGCCCGCAAGGCGCCGCAGTACAGCAAGCGCTAG
- the rplM gene encoding 50S ribosomal protein L13, giving the protein MRTYSPKPGDVQRQWLVIDAQDVVLGRLASQAATLLRGKHKPVYAPHVDMGDFVIIINADKVHLSGNKKTQKLAYRHSGFPGGLRSVRYDELLDKNPEKAVEKAIKGMLPKNSLGRQMLSKLKVYSGDQHPHAAQQPVPFEITQVAQ; this is encoded by the coding sequence GTGCGTACGTACAGCCCCAAGCCCGGCGACGTCCAGCGTCAGTGGCTCGTCATCGACGCCCAGGACGTTGTCCTCGGCCGTCTGGCCTCTCAGGCCGCCACCCTCCTCCGGGGTAAGCACAAGCCGGTGTACGCGCCGCACGTTGACATGGGTGACTTCGTCATCATCATCAACGCTGACAAGGTGCACCTGTCCGGCAACAAGAAGACCCAGAAGCTGGCCTACCGCCACTCTGGCTTCCCGGGTGGTCTGCGGTCCGTCCGCTACGACGAGCTGCTGGACAAGAACCCCGAGAAGGCCGTCGAGAAGGCCATCAAGGGCATGCTCCCGAAGAACTCCCTGGGCCGTCAGATGCTCTCGAAGCTGAAGGTCTACTCGGGCGACCAGCACCCCCACGCTGCGCAGCAGCCGGTGCCGTTCGAGATCACCCAGGTCGCGCAGTAA